In Quercus robur chromosome 11, dhQueRobu3.1, whole genome shotgun sequence, the following proteins share a genomic window:
- the LOC126706836 gene encoding peroxidase 16-like, with product MESRSAILLSSLLFSLLLSTTSAQLSSDFYKNTCPNVESLVRSAVTNKFQQTFVTAPATLRLFFHDCFVRGCDASILIDSPTNTAEKNHPDDISLAGDGFDTVVKAKAAVDSDPQCTNKVSCADILALATRDVVVLTGGPFYAVELGRRDGRISTIASVQRHLPQPFFNLDQLNSFFGFNNLTQTDMIALSGAHTIGVSHCSRFSRRIYKFSPKNPIDPTLNLTYAFQLRQMCPLNVNPITVINLDPTTPNKFDNAYYTNLQQGKGLLSSDEVLFTDARSKSTVDLFASNNGAFQQAFVSAITKLGRVGVKTGNQGEIRHDCSRIN from the exons ATGGAATCTAGAAGTGCCATTCTTTTATCATCTTtgcttttttctcttctcctaaGTACTACTTCAGCTCAACTTAGCAGTGACTTCTACAAGAACACATGCCCGAATGTTGAATCATTAGTCCGCTCAGCTGTCACAAATAAGTTCCAGCAGACCTTTGTGACTGCTCCAGCCACTCTTCGACTCTTTTTCCACGATTGCTTTGTTCGG GGATGTGATGCTTCAATTTTGATTGACTCACCAACTAATACAGCAGAGAAGAATCACCCTGATGATATTTCTCTGGCTGGTGATGGATTTGACACTGTGGTCAAAGCTAAGGCAGCTGTAGATAGTGACCCTCAGTGCACAAACAAAGTTTCCTGTGCTGATATACTAGCTCTTGCCACTAGAGATGTGGTTGTATTG ACAGGGGGACCATTTTACGCAGTCGAATTGGGGAGGCGTGATGGGAGGATATCTACTATTGCTAGTGTTCAAAGGCATCTTCCTCAGCCCTTTTTCAATTTAGACCAGCTCAATTCCTTCTTTGGCTTTAATAATCTCACCCAAACAGATATGATTGCATTATCAG GTGCGCACACAATTGGGGTTTCTCATTGCAGCCGTTTCTCCAGACGAATCTACAAATTCAGCCCCAAAAACCCGATTGACCCAACCCTAAACTTGACATATGCTTTCCAGCTTAGACAGATGTGTCCCTTAAATGTGAACCCCATAACCGTCATTAATTTGGACCCAACCACACCTAATAAATTCGACAATGCTTACTACACAAATCTTCAACAAGGAAAGGGTCTCCTAAGCTCTGATGAGGTATTGTTCACAGATGCAAGATCAAAGTCCACAGTCGATTTATTTGCATCAAACAATGGCGCTTTTCAACAGGCCTTTGTAAGTGCTATAACCAAACTAGGTCGAGTTGGGGTTAAGACTGGAAATCAAGGTGAGATTCGGCATGATTGCTCCCGGATAAActag